From the Brassica napus cultivar Da-Ae chromosome A8, Da-Ae, whole genome shotgun sequence genome, one window contains:
- the LOC106425982 gene encoding putative UDP-glucuronate:xylan alpha-glucuronosyltransferase 3 isoform X1 codes for MRLPSPSPVEPRHRLPSQTDDTNRRRSLRNRDSKDLEKGGGSHTSFHYRNWTAKFSTLKLVLILLVLVAVFTLYRSPPVHIADHPSNNNSSFVTRWSSRESSEIDPRYLSTAEINWDHVSDVVEKLTGKSEYQGVGFINLNGDEVVPWKELIPDCDHVVLHLDNMANNITWESLYPEWIDEEEQFEVPTCPSLPWVQVPGKPRIDLVVAKLPCNKGGKWSRDVARLHLQLAAARVAASSKGLHDVHVLFVTDCFPVPNLFIGKELVARQGNLWLYKPDLHQLRQKVELPVGSCELTVPLKAKDTFYSASAKREAYATILHSANFYVCGAITAAQSIRMSGSTRDLVILVDDSITEHHRSGLAAAGWKIYPIQRIRNPKAEAEAYNEWNYSKFRLWQLTEYDKIIFIDADMLILRNIDFLFEMPEISATGNNATLFNSGVMVVEPSNSTFQLLMDHINEIVSYNGGDQGYLNEVYTWWHRIPKHMNFLKHFWEGDEPEIKQMKTRLFGTDPPILYVLHYLGNKPWLCFRDYDCNWNVDILQEFASDVAHRTWWKVHDAMPENLQKFCLLRSKQKAQLEWDRMQAEKGNYTDGHWKIKIKDKRLETCYEKFCYWESMLWHWGDKNWTDNSTNSLSPPTSLKANISSV; via the exons ATGAGGCTTCCTTCTCCTAGTCCCGTCGAGCCCAGGCACCGACTACCAAGTCAAAC CGATGACACAAACAGGAGGAGATCTCTGAGAAATCGAGATTCTAAAGATCTCGAGAAAGGAGGAGGATCACACACCTCCTTTCACTATAGAAACTGGACTGCCAAGTTCTCTACACTGAAACTCGTCTTGATCCTTCTCGTGCTCGTTGCTGTGTTCACTCTCTACCGTTCCCCACCTGTACACATTGCAGATCATCCATCCAATAACAACTCTAG TTTTGTAACCAGGTGGAGTAGTAGAGAGTCGAGTGAAATTGATCCTCGCTATCTATCTACAGCTGAGATAAACTGGGACCACGTGTCAGACGTTGTAGAGAAGTTAACTGGGAAGAGCGAGTATCAAGGAGTTGGCTTTATAAATCTCAACGGTGACGAGGTTGTTCCATGGAAGGAGCTGATACCTGACTGTGACCATGTCGTACTCCACCTGGACAATATGGCGAATAATATAACTTGGGAATCTTTATACCCTGAATGGATTGATGAAGAGGAACAGTTCGAAGTCCCTACTTGCCCTTCTCTTCCTTGGGTTCAAGTTCCTGGCAAGCCTCGGATTGATCTTGTCGTCGCCAAGCTTCCGTGTAACAAAGGTGGGAAGTGGTCAAGGGATGTTGCTAGATTACACTTGCAGCTTGCTGCAGCTCGTGTGGCTGCATCTTCTAAAGGGCTTCACGATGTGCATGTTCTTTTTGTTACTGATTGTTTTCCTGTTCCTAATCTTTTTATTGGAAAGGAGCTTGTTGCCCGTCAAGGGAATTTATGGCTGTACAAGCCTGACCTTCACCAGCTGAGGCAAAAGGTAGAGCTGCCTGTTGGCTCCTGTGAACTCACAGTTCCTCTTAAAGCTAAAG ATACTTTCTACTCAGCAAGTGCAAAGAGAGAAGCATACGCTACCATATTGCACTCTGCTAACTTTTACGTCTGTGGAGCTATAACAGCAGCGCAGAGCATTCGCATGTCTGGCTCTACACGAGACCTGGTGATACTTGTCGATGATTCCATAACTGAGCACCATAGATCTGGCCTGGCTGCTGCTGGATGGAAGATTTATCCCATTCAAAGGATTAGGAACCCAAAAGCTGAAGCAGAGGCTTATAACGAATGGAACTACAGCAAGTTTCGTCTTTGGCAATTGACTGAGTACGACAAGATCATCTTCATCGATGCTGATATGCTTATCCTCAGGAACATTGACTTCCTCTTTGAGATGCCTGAGATATCCGCTACCGGAAACAACGCTACGCTCTTTAACTCCGGTGTGATGGTGGTTGAGCCATCGAACTCCACGTTCCAGCTACTCATGGATCACATCAACGAAATCGTTTCGTACAACGGAGGAGACCAAGGCTACCTCAACGAAGTATACACGTGGTGGCATCGCATCCCGAAACACATGAACTTTCTGAAGCATTTCTGGGAAGGCGACGAGCCTGAGATCAAACAGATGAAGACGCGTCTCTTTGGAACCGATCCTCCTATTCTCTACGTCCTCCACTACCTTGGTAACAAACCTTGGCTATGCTTCAGAGACTACGACTGCAACTGGAACGTGGACATTCTCCAGGAGTTCGCAAGCGACGTAGCGCACAGAACGTGGTGGAAAGTGCACGACGCCATGCCTGAGAACTTGCAGAAGTTCTGTCTGCTGAGATCGAAACAGAAGGCGCAGCTGGAGTGGGATAGGATGCAAGCTGAGAAAGGAAACTACACGGATGGACATTGGAAGATCAAGATCAAAGATAAGAGACTAGAGACTTGTTATGAAAAGTTCTGTTACTGGGAGAGTATGCTTTGGCACTGGGGTGACAAGAACTGGACTGACAATTCCACCAACTCTTTGTCACCTCCTACATCACTTAAAGCAAATATTTCTTCAGTGTAA
- the LOC106425982 gene encoding putative UDP-glucuronate:xylan alpha-glucuronosyltransferase 3 isoform X2: MRLPSPSPVEPRHRLPSQTDDTNRRRSLRNRDSKDLEKGGGSHTSFHYRNWTAKFSTLKLVLILLVLVAVFTLYRSPPVHIADHPSNNNSRWSSRESSEIDPRYLSTAEINWDHVSDVVEKLTGKSEYQGVGFINLNGDEVVPWKELIPDCDHVVLHLDNMANNITWESLYPEWIDEEEQFEVPTCPSLPWVQVPGKPRIDLVVAKLPCNKGGKWSRDVARLHLQLAAARVAASSKGLHDVHVLFVTDCFPVPNLFIGKELVARQGNLWLYKPDLHQLRQKVELPVGSCELTVPLKAKDTFYSASAKREAYATILHSANFYVCGAITAAQSIRMSGSTRDLVILVDDSITEHHRSGLAAAGWKIYPIQRIRNPKAEAEAYNEWNYSKFRLWQLTEYDKIIFIDADMLILRNIDFLFEMPEISATGNNATLFNSGVMVVEPSNSTFQLLMDHINEIVSYNGGDQGYLNEVYTWWHRIPKHMNFLKHFWEGDEPEIKQMKTRLFGTDPPILYVLHYLGNKPWLCFRDYDCNWNVDILQEFASDVAHRTWWKVHDAMPENLQKFCLLRSKQKAQLEWDRMQAEKGNYTDGHWKIKIKDKRLETCYEKFCYWESMLWHWGDKNWTDNSTNSLSPPTSLKANISSV, encoded by the exons ATGAGGCTTCCTTCTCCTAGTCCCGTCGAGCCCAGGCACCGACTACCAAGTCAAAC CGATGACACAAACAGGAGGAGATCTCTGAGAAATCGAGATTCTAAAGATCTCGAGAAAGGAGGAGGATCACACACCTCCTTTCACTATAGAAACTGGACTGCCAAGTTCTCTACACTGAAACTCGTCTTGATCCTTCTCGTGCTCGTTGCTGTGTTCACTCTCTACCGTTCCCCACCTGTACACATTGCAGATCATCCATCCAATAACAACTCTAG GTGGAGTAGTAGAGAGTCGAGTGAAATTGATCCTCGCTATCTATCTACAGCTGAGATAAACTGGGACCACGTGTCAGACGTTGTAGAGAAGTTAACTGGGAAGAGCGAGTATCAAGGAGTTGGCTTTATAAATCTCAACGGTGACGAGGTTGTTCCATGGAAGGAGCTGATACCTGACTGTGACCATGTCGTACTCCACCTGGACAATATGGCGAATAATATAACTTGGGAATCTTTATACCCTGAATGGATTGATGAAGAGGAACAGTTCGAAGTCCCTACTTGCCCTTCTCTTCCTTGGGTTCAAGTTCCTGGCAAGCCTCGGATTGATCTTGTCGTCGCCAAGCTTCCGTGTAACAAAGGTGGGAAGTGGTCAAGGGATGTTGCTAGATTACACTTGCAGCTTGCTGCAGCTCGTGTGGCTGCATCTTCTAAAGGGCTTCACGATGTGCATGTTCTTTTTGTTACTGATTGTTTTCCTGTTCCTAATCTTTTTATTGGAAAGGAGCTTGTTGCCCGTCAAGGGAATTTATGGCTGTACAAGCCTGACCTTCACCAGCTGAGGCAAAAGGTAGAGCTGCCTGTTGGCTCCTGTGAACTCACAGTTCCTCTTAAAGCTAAAG ATACTTTCTACTCAGCAAGTGCAAAGAGAGAAGCATACGCTACCATATTGCACTCTGCTAACTTTTACGTCTGTGGAGCTATAACAGCAGCGCAGAGCATTCGCATGTCTGGCTCTACACGAGACCTGGTGATACTTGTCGATGATTCCATAACTGAGCACCATAGATCTGGCCTGGCTGCTGCTGGATGGAAGATTTATCCCATTCAAAGGATTAGGAACCCAAAAGCTGAAGCAGAGGCTTATAACGAATGGAACTACAGCAAGTTTCGTCTTTGGCAATTGACTGAGTACGACAAGATCATCTTCATCGATGCTGATATGCTTATCCTCAGGAACATTGACTTCCTCTTTGAGATGCCTGAGATATCCGCTACCGGAAACAACGCTACGCTCTTTAACTCCGGTGTGATGGTGGTTGAGCCATCGAACTCCACGTTCCAGCTACTCATGGATCACATCAACGAAATCGTTTCGTACAACGGAGGAGACCAAGGCTACCTCAACGAAGTATACACGTGGTGGCATCGCATCCCGAAACACATGAACTTTCTGAAGCATTTCTGGGAAGGCGACGAGCCTGAGATCAAACAGATGAAGACGCGTCTCTTTGGAACCGATCCTCCTATTCTCTACGTCCTCCACTACCTTGGTAACAAACCTTGGCTATGCTTCAGAGACTACGACTGCAACTGGAACGTGGACATTCTCCAGGAGTTCGCAAGCGACGTAGCGCACAGAACGTGGTGGAAAGTGCACGACGCCATGCCTGAGAACTTGCAGAAGTTCTGTCTGCTGAGATCGAAACAGAAGGCGCAGCTGGAGTGGGATAGGATGCAAGCTGAGAAAGGAAACTACACGGATGGACATTGGAAGATCAAGATCAAAGATAAGAGACTAGAGACTTGTTATGAAAAGTTCTGTTACTGGGAGAGTATGCTTTGGCACTGGGGTGACAAGAACTGGACTGACAATTCCACCAACTCTTTGTCACCTCCTACATCACTTAAAGCAAATATTTCTTCAGTGTAA
- the LOC106425884 gene encoding probable beta-1,4-xylosyltransferase IRX10 → MASLSSSKPRNFGAYSYSATPCTRTHQIGALFLVVSTFFVTRILDQYFSESNSVTPATNLHRTSSSGITMDNGIPQWPERGYGSHLSLKIYVYDENEIDGLKELMYGRDGIVKTAACLKGQWGSQVKIHKLLMESKFRTSKKEEADLFFVPAYVKCVRMLGGLNDKEINQTYVKVLSQMPYFRRSGGRDHIFVFPSGAGAHLFRSWSTFINRSIILTPEGDRTDKKDTTAFNTWKDIIIPGNVDDAMTKNGQPDVQPLPLSKRKYLANYLGRAQGKAGRLKLIDLSKQYPDKLECPDLKFRGTEKFGRTTYFEHLRNAKFCLAPRGESSWTLRFYESFFVECVPVLLSDHSELPFQNVIDYAQVSIKWPSYRIGPELLDYLASIPDRDIEGMIARGRKIRCLFVYGPDSAPCSAVKGILWELQRKARHFQQSTETFWLHNGSVVNRELVHFSSWRPPMPLP, encoded by the exons ATGGCGAGCTTAAGTAGTAGCAAGCCTAGAAACTTCGGCGCGTACAGTTACTCCGCTACTCCATGCACCCGCACGCACCAGATTGGAGCTTTGTTCCTCGTCGTCTCAACCTTCTTCGTCACTAGGATTCTCGATCAGTACTTCTCAGAATCCAACTCCGTCACTCCGGCGACTAATCTCCACCGTACTTCTTCCTCCGGAATCACGATGGATAACGGGATTCCGCAATGGCCGGAGCGAGGGTACGGATCCCACCTCTCGCTGAAGATCTACGTATACGACGAGAACGAGATCGACGGTTTAAAAGAGCTAATGTACGGTAGGGACGGTATCGTCAAGACCGCCGCGTGCTTGAAAGGCCAGTGGGGATCTCAG gTTAAGATTCACAAGTTGCTTATGGAATCTAAGTTTAGAACGAGTAAGAAAGAGGAGGCGGATCTGTTCTTTGTGCCAGCTTATGTTAAGTGCGTGAGGATGTTGGGAGGTCTTAATGACAAGGAGATCAATCAGACTTATGTGAAG GTTTTGAGTCAAATGCCGTATTTTAGAAGATCCGGTGGTCGTGATCATATCTTTGTTTTTCCCAG TGGTGCTGGAGCTCACTTGTTTAGATCCTGGTCAACATTTATCAACCGTTCTATTATCCTTACTCCCGAG GGTGACAGGACTGACAAGAAAGACACTACTGCCTTCAACACATGGAAAGATATAATCATACCAGGAAATGTCGATGACGCTATGACTAAAAATGGACAACCTGATGTTCAGCCTCTGCCTTTGTCTAAGAGGAAGTATTTAGCTAATTATTTGGGTCGTGCGCAAGGGAAGGCTGGTAGACTTAAATTGATTGACCTCTCAAAGCAATATCCCGATAAG TTGGAATGTCCAGATTTGAAGTTCAGGGGAACTGAAAAGTTTGGAAGAACGACGTATTTTGAACATCTGAGGAACGCCAAGTTCTGCCTCGCTCCTCGTGGGGAATCATCATGGACTCTTCGCTTTTATGAATCATTCTTTGTG GAATGTGTCCCGGTTCTCTTATCTGACCACTCCGAGCTACCTTTCCAGAATGTCATCGACTACGCCCAAGTATCCATCAAATGGCCATCATATAGAATAGGCCCAGAGCTTCTTGATTACTTAGCTTCAATACCCG ATAGAGACATAGAAGGAATGATAGCACGTGGTCGGAAAATCAGATGTTTGTTTGTCTACGGTCCAGATTCTGCACCATGCAGTGCGGTCAAAGGGATTCTATGGGAGCTTCAACGCAAAGCGAGACATTTCCAGCAATCAACCGAGACTTTTTGGCTGCACAATGGCAGTGTTGTGAATAGAGAGCTGGTCCACTTCAGTAGCTGGAGACCTCCTATGCCTCTACCGTGA